Proteins encoded by one window of Engraulis encrasicolus isolate BLACKSEA-1 chromosome 21, IST_EnEncr_1.0, whole genome shotgun sequence:
- the rwdd gene encoding RWD domain-containing protein 4 isoform X2, with product MTANEDQEMELEALRSIYEGDDCFKEVSPTSFQFRIGDHEDPKAFLLDVLWPESYPETAPQMSLQAFFNNRLSPSTKQEIISKLEEQAEANLGCAMMYTLFEWAKENQADLMENHQPLKEAVMGSWSEAELMETPQPLKDEATDKDTEAPKQIEETVSKKKEKKEQLTKAQKRKMVARTDNKGELPRGWNWVDVVKVKTAMAV from the exons ATGACTGCCAACGAAGATCAAGAG ATGGAGCTGGAGGCTCTTAGGTCTATTTACGAAGGAGACGACTGCTTCAAGGAAGTCAGCCCCACGTCGTTTCAATTTAGA ATAGGAGACCATGAAGACCCCAAAGCGTTTCTTTTGGATGTCTTATGGCCTGAATCATATCCTGAAACTGCCCCTCAGATGTCCTTACAAGCCTTTTTCAACAACAGATT ATCTCCGAGCACCAAGCAGGAGATCATCTCCAAGCTGGAGGAGCAGGCGGAGGCCAACCTGGGCTGCGCCATGATGTACACGCTGTTCGAGTGGGCCAAGGAGAACCAGGCCGACCTCATGGAGAACCACCAGCCACTCAAGGAAGCCGTG ATGGGTAGTTGGAGCGAGGCAGAACTCATGGAGACTCCCCAGCCACTTAAAGACGAG GCAACCGACAAAGACACAGAGGCACCCAAACAGATAGAGGAGACTGTGagtaagaaaaaagagaagaaggaacaGCTGACCAAAGCACAGAAGAGGAAAATGGTCGCAAGAACAG ACAATAAAGGAGAGCTTCCTCGCGGCTGGAACTGGGTGGATGTTGTCAAGGTAAAGACAGCAATGGCTGTTTAA
- the rwdd gene encoding RWD domain-containing protein 4 isoform X3 has protein sequence MTANEDQEMELEALRSIYEGDDCFKEVSPTSFQFRIGDHEDPKAFLLDVLWPESYPETAPQMSLQAFFNNRLSPSTKQEIISKLEEQAEANLGCAMMYTLFEWAKENQADLMENHQPLKEAVATDKDTEAPKQIEETVSKKKEKKEQLTKAQKRKMVARTDNKGELPRGWNWVDVVKVKTAMAV, from the exons ATGACTGCCAACGAAGATCAAGAG ATGGAGCTGGAGGCTCTTAGGTCTATTTACGAAGGAGACGACTGCTTCAAGGAAGTCAGCCCCACGTCGTTTCAATTTAGA ATAGGAGACCATGAAGACCCCAAAGCGTTTCTTTTGGATGTCTTATGGCCTGAATCATATCCTGAAACTGCCCCTCAGATGTCCTTACAAGCCTTTTTCAACAACAGATT ATCTCCGAGCACCAAGCAGGAGATCATCTCCAAGCTGGAGGAGCAGGCGGAGGCCAACCTGGGCTGCGCCATGATGTACACGCTGTTCGAGTGGGCCAAGGAGAACCAGGCCGACCTCATGGAGAACCACCAGCCACTCAAGGAAGCCGTG GCAACCGACAAAGACACAGAGGCACCCAAACAGATAGAGGAGACTGTGagtaagaaaaaagagaagaaggaacaGCTGACCAAAGCACAGAAGAGGAAAATGGTCGCAAGAACAG ACAATAAAGGAGAGCTTCCTCGCGGCTGGAACTGGGTGGATGTTGTCAAGGTAAAGACAGCAATGGCTGTTTAA
- the rwdd gene encoding RWD domain-containing protein 4 isoform X1 has protein sequence MTANEDQEMELEALRSIYEGDDCFKEVSPTSFQFRIGDHEDPKAFLLDVLWPESYPETAPQMSLQAFFNNRLSPSTKQEIISKLEEQAEANLGCAMMYTLFEWAKENQADLMENHQPLKEAVMGSWSEAELMETPQPLKDEVATDKDTEAPKQIEETVSKKKEKKEQLTKAQKRKMVARTDNKGELPRGWNWVDVVKVKTAMAV, from the exons ATGACTGCCAACGAAGATCAAGAG ATGGAGCTGGAGGCTCTTAGGTCTATTTACGAAGGAGACGACTGCTTCAAGGAAGTCAGCCCCACGTCGTTTCAATTTAGA ATAGGAGACCATGAAGACCCCAAAGCGTTTCTTTTGGATGTCTTATGGCCTGAATCATATCCTGAAACTGCCCCTCAGATGTCCTTACAAGCCTTTTTCAACAACAGATT ATCTCCGAGCACCAAGCAGGAGATCATCTCCAAGCTGGAGGAGCAGGCGGAGGCCAACCTGGGCTGCGCCATGATGTACACGCTGTTCGAGTGGGCCAAGGAGAACCAGGCCGACCTCATGGAGAACCACCAGCCACTCAAGGAAGCCGTG ATGGGTAGTTGGAGCGAGGCAGAACTCATGGAGACTCCCCAGCCACTTAAAGACGAGGTG GCAACCGACAAAGACACAGAGGCACCCAAACAGATAGAGGAGACTGTGagtaagaaaaaagagaagaaggaacaGCTGACCAAAGCACAGAAGAGGAAAATGGTCGCAAGAACAG ACAATAAAGGAGAGCTTCCTCGCGGCTGGAACTGGGTGGATGTTGTCAAGGTAAAGACAGCAATGGCTGTTTAA